From the Burkholderia glumae LMG 2196 = ATCC 33617 genome, one window contains:
- the gspI gene encoding type II secretion system minor pseudopilin GspI, translated as MTMAAPLPLARRAPRAAAHGFTMIEVLIALAIIAVALAASIRAVGTLASNAGALNDRLLASWSADNALGQLRLAHAWPDIGEQQFDCSQGNVALTCTERVSSTPNPTFRRVEVAVRKTGEASVLAQMVTVVANETNRSL; from the coding sequence CTGACGATGGCCGCGCCGCTCCCCCTCGCACGCCGCGCGCCCCGGGCCGCCGCGCATGGCTTCACGATGATCGAGGTGCTGATCGCGCTGGCGATCATCGCGGTCGCGCTGGCCGCCTCGATCCGCGCGGTCGGCACGCTCGCCAGCAACGCCGGCGCGCTGAACGACCGCCTGCTCGCGAGCTGGAGCGCCGACAACGCGCTCGGCCAGCTGCGGCTCGCGCACGCGTGGCCCGACATCGGCGAGCAGCAGTTCGACTGTTCGCAGGGCAACGTCGCGCTGACCTGCACCGAGCGCGTCAGCAGCACGCCGAATCCGACATTCCGCCGCGTCGAGGTGGCGGTACGCAAGACGGGCGAAGCCAGCGTGCTCGCCCAGATGGTCACGGTGGTCGCGAATGAAACCAACCGCTCGCTTTAA
- a CDS encoding lytic transglycosylase domain-containing protein: MRIRSVLLVFSLLAAGVASAPAHADCYDEAARYQKVNPLILRAIAWQESHNTPDAINRNANGSTDYGIMQINSIHLSRLAQYGITKDTLMQPCKNVYIAAWHLRQKMNKYGNTWAAIGSYHSETPSLRDKYARQIAAILSKWHLLPAENAPR, encoded by the coding sequence ATGCGAATTAGGTCTGTTCTCCTCGTGTTCTCGCTGCTGGCCGCCGGCGTGGCCAGCGCGCCTGCGCACGCCGACTGCTATGACGAGGCGGCCAGGTATCAGAAGGTCAATCCGCTGATCCTGCGCGCGATCGCGTGGCAGGAATCCCACAATACACCCGACGCGATCAACCGGAATGCGAACGGATCGACCGATTACGGGATCATGCAGATCAACTCGATCCACCTGTCGCGTCTGGCCCAATACGGCATTACGAAAGACACACTGATGCAGCCGTGCAAGAACGTCTACATCGCCGCCTGGCACCTGCGCCAGAAGATGAACAAGTACGGCAACACCTGGGCCGCGATCGGCTCGTACCATTCGGAAACGCCGTCGCTGCGTGACAAGTACGCAAGGCAAATCGCCGCGATCCTCTCGAAATGGCACCTGCTGCCGGCCGAGAACGCGCCGCGCTGA
- a CDS encoding GspH/FimT family pseudopilin: MRAPGTTALRHPPSRMRGFTLLEMLVVLVIAGILVSAATLTMHRNPRTDLREEAQRVALLLESAGDEAQVRARPIAWQPTDHGFRFDIRGEDGWHTLRDDLYRPRDWDGGVTGASIDYPGSDTPATRIVFGTEPVDVPVRITLYSGIGSVTIVGTGNGRYEVR; the protein is encoded by the coding sequence ATGCGAGCCCCCGGCACCACCGCGCTGCGTCATCCGCCCTCGCGGATGCGCGGCTTCACGCTGCTCGAGATGCTGGTGGTGCTCGTGATCGCGGGAATCCTGGTCTCGGCGGCGACCCTGACGATGCACCGCAATCCGCGCACCGACCTGCGTGAAGAGGCGCAGCGCGTGGCGCTGCTGCTCGAGAGCGCCGGCGACGAGGCGCAGGTGCGCGCGCGGCCGATCGCCTGGCAGCCGACCGACCACGGCTTCCGTTTCGACATCCGCGGCGAGGACGGCTGGCACACGCTGCGCGACGACCTCTATCGCCCGCGTGACTGGGACGGCGGCGTGACGGGCGCGTCGATCGACTATCCCGGCTCCGACACGCCGGCGACGCGGATCGTGTTCGGCACCGAACCGGTCGACGTGCCGGTGCGCATCACGCTCTATTCCGGGATCGGCAGCGTGACCATCGTCGGCACCGGCAACGGCCGCTACGAGGTGCGCTGA
- a CDS encoding type II secretion system protein N: MNALSIRILSLALFAALCATATYWAITLSAHQAPLPAAAVRAPLRTEDAAVLFGGQLTHNPVEDVHLFGILALRQGAAAIVGIGDNPTRTITIGDQIAQGTKLAEVRARSIIIDRKGARTEIFLPANTPGPAIYVR, translated from the coding sequence ATGAACGCGCTCTCGATCCGGATCCTCTCCCTCGCCCTCTTCGCGGCCTTGTGCGCGACGGCCACCTACTGGGCCATCACGCTGTCCGCGCATCAGGCCCCGCTGCCGGCCGCCGCCGTGCGCGCACCGCTGCGCACGGAGGACGCCGCCGTGCTGTTCGGCGGGCAGCTCACGCACAACCCGGTGGAGGACGTCCACCTGTTCGGCATCCTCGCGCTGCGCCAGGGCGCCGCCGCGATCGTCGGCATCGGCGACAATCCCACCCGCACCATCACGATCGGCGACCAGATCGCGCAGGGCACCAAGCTCGCCGAGGTCCGCGCCCGCTCGATCATCATCGACCGCAAGGGCGCGCGCACCGAAATCTTCCTGCCCGCCAACACGCCCGGCCCCGCGATCTACGTCCGCTGA
- the gspE gene encoding type II secretion system ATPase GspE: protein MSELASAAPGEPAAPSAVAARLLPYGFARAGQILVAQQDGDALEVWISERTTDAALAEVARNFGALTARRLPADELAQAINTAYARQDGSAAQVVGEVEGEVDLSRLMQDIPEVEDLLESEDDAPIIRMINALLTQAAREQASDIHIEPFENASVVRFRVDGTLRDVVRPKKALHGALISRIKIMAQLDIAEKRLPQDGRITLRVGGRPVDVRVSTLPTGHGERAVLRLLEKDAQRLNLEALGMGRDTLVQFDKLIARPHGIVLVTGPTGSGKTTTLYAAMSRLETATTNIMTVEDPIEYDLSGIGQTQVNEKIGMSFARALRSILRQDPDVIMIGEIRDLETAQIAVQASLTGHLVLATLHTNDAASAVTRLTDMGVEPYLLASSLLGVLAQRLVRQLCPVCKEPREEDGRTLYHPVGCEKCGHSGYTGRRGVYELLVVDEAIRAQIHNNAPDSEILRAGRENGMRTLRDDAERWLAAGNTSLEEVLRVTGGA, encoded by the coding sequence GTGAGCGAGCTCGCCAGCGCCGCGCCGGGCGAGCCGGCGGCCCCGTCCGCGGTGGCCGCGCGGCTGCTGCCGTACGGCTTCGCGCGGGCCGGCCAGATCCTCGTCGCGCAACAGGACGGCGATGCGCTAGAAGTCTGGATCAGCGAGCGCACCACCGATGCCGCGCTCGCCGAGGTGGCGCGCAACTTCGGCGCGCTGACGGCGCGCCGGCTGCCCGCCGACGAACTGGCGCAGGCCATCAACACCGCTTATGCGCGCCAGGACGGCAGCGCGGCGCAGGTGGTTGGCGAGGTCGAGGGCGAGGTGGACCTGTCGCGGCTGATGCAGGACATCCCCGAGGTGGAGGACCTGCTCGAATCGGAGGACGACGCGCCGATCATCCGCATGATCAACGCGCTGCTCACGCAGGCCGCGCGCGAACAGGCCTCGGACATCCACATCGAGCCCTTCGAGAACGCGTCGGTGGTGCGCTTCCGCGTGGACGGCACGCTGCGCGACGTGGTGCGCCCGAAGAAGGCGCTGCATGGCGCGCTGATCTCGCGGATCAAGATCATGGCGCAGCTCGACATCGCCGAGAAACGCCTGCCGCAGGACGGCCGCATCACGCTGCGCGTCGGCGGCCGTCCGGTGGACGTGCGCGTCTCGACGCTGCCCACCGGGCACGGCGAGCGCGCGGTGCTGCGTCTGCTGGAAAAGGACGCGCAGCGCCTGAACCTCGAGGCGCTCGGCATGGGCCGCGACACCCTGGTGCAGTTCGACAAGCTGATCGCGCGCCCGCACGGCATCGTGCTGGTGACCGGCCCGACCGGCTCGGGCAAGACCACCACGCTCTACGCCGCGATGTCGCGGCTCGAGACCGCGACCACCAACATCATGACGGTCGAGGATCCGATCGAATACGACCTGTCCGGCATCGGCCAGACCCAGGTCAACGAGAAGATCGGCATGAGTTTCGCGCGTGCGCTGCGCTCGATCCTGCGCCAGGACCCGGACGTGATCATGATCGGCGAAATCCGCGATCTCGAGACCGCGCAGATCGCCGTGCAGGCGTCGCTGACGGGCCACCTGGTGCTGGCCACGCTGCACACCAACGACGCGGCGTCGGCCGTCACGCGCCTGACCGACATGGGCGTGGAGCCGTACCTGCTCGCCTCGTCGCTGCTCGGCGTGCTCGCGCAGCGTCTGGTGCGCCAGCTCTGCCCGGTCTGCAAGGAGCCGCGCGAGGAAGACGGGCGCACCCTCTATCACCCGGTCGGCTGCGAGAAGTGCGGCCATTCCGGCTACACCGGCCGGCGCGGCGTATACGAGCTGCTGGTGGTGGACGAGGCGATCCGCGCGCAGATCCACAACAACGCGCCCGACTCGGAAATCCTGCGCGCGGGCCGCGAGAACGGCATGCGCACGCTGCGCGACGACGCCGAGCGCTGGCTCGCGGCGGGCAACACCTCGCTCGAGGAAGTGCTGCGCGTGACGGGAGGCGCATAG
- the gspD gene encoding type II secretion system secretin GspD codes for MTTIRFAMRRAAQALVVAGIVASQAAHAQVTLNFVNADIDQVAKAIGAATGKTIIVDPRVKGQLNLVSEHSVPEEQALKTLQSALRMQGFSLLQDHGVLKVVPEADAKLQGVPTYVGNTPRANGDQVVTQVFELHNESANNLLPVLRPLISPNNTVTAYPANNTLVVTDYADNIRRIAQIIAGIDNAAGTQVVVVPLKNANAIDIASQLGKLLDPGAIGNTDATLKVNVSADPRTNSILLRASNASRLASARRLLAQLDAPSAAPGNMHVIRLRNADAVKLAKTLRGMMGKGDSGSSASSNDANSFNQGNSSGSSFSTGTSGTAPLPSGSSSMSSGSGSGGYGSGSGKNDGFLGGDKDKSDDNQPGGMIQADAATNSLIITASDPVYRNLRAVVDQLDERRAQVYIEALIVELNSNTSANLGIQWQVANNALYAGSSLGTNVSGLGNTITGLTAAAAAGSAGGANGGAAAAASLTPGLNIGWLKNMFGITGLGALLQAFSGSSDANVLSTPNLVTLDNEEAKIVVGQNVPIATGSYSNLTSGNSSNAFNTFDRQDVGLTLHVKPQITEGGILKLQIYTEDSAVVPSTTSSTAVGVPTFSKRSIQSTVLCDNGEIIVLGGLMQDNYQVGNNKVPLLGDIPWIGQLFRSEGKQRQKTNLMVFLRPVILTDHATTQAITANRYDYIQGVQGAYRTDNNLIRDKDDPVTPPMPLGPDEGVAPAANLFDLTRMTRRPGYPPVPASAGAATPPAASQPAPAVTTPVPTPGIASPGAQP; via the coding sequence ATGACAACCATTCGTTTTGCTATGCGGCGCGCTGCCCAGGCTCTCGTCGTCGCCGGAATCGTCGCCTCGCAGGCCGCGCACGCCCAGGTCACGCTCAACTTCGTCAATGCCGACATCGACCAGGTCGCGAAGGCGATCGGCGCCGCCACGGGCAAGACGATCATTGTCGATCCGCGCGTGAAGGGCCAGCTCAACCTCGTCTCGGAGCACTCGGTGCCCGAGGAGCAGGCGCTCAAGACCCTGCAGTCGGCGCTGCGCATGCAGGGCTTCTCGCTGCTGCAGGACCACGGCGTCCTCAAGGTGGTGCCGGAGGCCGACGCGAAGCTGCAGGGCGTGCCGACCTACGTCGGCAACACGCCGCGGGCCAATGGCGATCAGGTCGTCACGCAGGTGTTCGAGCTGCACAACGAATCGGCCAACAACCTGCTGCCGGTGCTGCGTCCGCTGATCTCCCCGAACAACACCGTGACGGCCTATCCGGCCAACAACACGCTGGTGGTGACCGATTACGCCGACAACATACGCCGCATCGCGCAGATCATCGCCGGCATCGACAACGCGGCCGGCACCCAGGTGGTGGTGGTGCCGCTCAAGAACGCCAACGCGATCGACATCGCCAGCCAGCTCGGCAAGCTGCTCGACCCGGGCGCGATCGGCAATACCGACGCGACGCTGAAGGTCAACGTGAGCGCCGATCCGCGCACCAACTCGATCCTGCTGCGCGCCTCGAACGCCTCGCGCCTCGCCTCCGCGCGGCGCCTGCTCGCGCAGCTCGACGCGCCGAGCGCCGCACCCGGCAACATGCATGTGATCCGGCTGCGCAATGCCGATGCGGTGAAGCTGGCGAAGACCCTGCGCGGCATGATGGGCAAGGGCGACAGCGGCAGCTCGGCGTCCTCGAACGACGCCAATTCGTTCAACCAGGGCAATTCGAGCGGCAGCAGCTTCTCGACCGGCACCTCCGGCACCGCGCCGCTGCCGTCCGGTTCGTCGTCGATGTCGTCGGGGTCGGGCAGCGGCGGCTACGGCAGCGGCAGCGGCAAGAACGACGGCTTCCTCGGCGGCGACAAGGACAAGAGCGACGACAACCAGCCGGGCGGCATGATCCAGGCCGACGCGGCCACCAACTCGCTGATCATCACCGCGTCGGACCCGGTCTACCGGAACCTGCGCGCGGTGGTCGACCAGCTCGACGAGCGGCGCGCGCAGGTCTACATCGAGGCGCTGATCGTCGAGCTGAACTCGAACACCTCGGCGAACCTCGGCATCCAGTGGCAGGTGGCCAACAACGCGCTCTACGCCGGCAGCTCGCTCGGCACCAACGTCTCGGGCCTAGGCAACACGATCACCGGGCTGACCGCCGCGGCGGCCGCCGGCTCGGCGGGCGGCGCCAACGGCGGGGCGGCCGCGGCGGCCTCGCTGACGCCGGGCCTGAACATCGGCTGGCTCAAGAACATGTTCGGCATCACCGGCCTGGGCGCCCTGCTGCAGGCGTTCTCGGGCTCCAGCGACGCGAACGTGCTGTCCACGCCTAACCTCGTCACGCTCGACAACGAGGAAGCGAAGATCGTGGTCGGCCAGAACGTGCCGATCGCCACCGGTTCGTATTCGAACCTGACGAGCGGCAACTCGAGCAACGCGTTCAACACCTTCGACCGCCAGGACGTGGGCCTCACGCTGCACGTCAAGCCGCAGATCACCGAAGGCGGGATCCTCAAGCTGCAGATCTACACCGAGGATTCGGCGGTGGTGCCGTCCACCACGTCCTCGACCGCGGTCGGCGTGCCGACCTTCAGCAAGCGCTCGATCCAGTCGACCGTGCTTTGCGACAACGGCGAGATCATCGTGCTCGGCGGCCTGATGCAGGACAACTATCAGGTCGGCAACAACAAGGTGCCGCTGCTCGGCGATATTCCCTGGATCGGCCAGCTGTTCCGCTCCGAAGGCAAGCAGCGCCAGAAGACCAACCTGATGGTGTTCCTGCGTCCGGTGATCCTGACCGACCACGCCACCACGCAGGCCATCACCGCGAACCGCTACGACTACATCCAGGGCGTGCAGGGCGCATATCGCACCGACAACAACCTGATTCGCGACAAGGACGATCCGGTCACGCCGCCGATGCCGCTCGGCCCCGACGAAGGCGTCGCACCGGCCGCGAACCTGTTCGACCTGACGCGCATGACGCGCCGGCCCGGCTATCCGCCGGTGCCGGCCAGCGCCGGCGCGGCCACGCCGCCGGCCGCCAGCCAGCCCGCGCCGGCCGTGACGACGCCGGTGCCCACGCCGGGCATCGCCTCGCCGGGAGCGCAGCCGTGA
- the gspG gene encoding type II secretion system major pseudopilin GspG codes for MQTWINRRTPVARRQRGFTLIEIMVVIAILGILAALIVPKIMSRPDEARRVAAKQDIGTIMQALKLYRLDNGRYPTQEQGLQALIAKPTVDPVPNNWKDGGYLERLPNDPWGNPYKYLNPGVHGEIDVFSYGADAKEGGENNDADIGSWQ; via the coding sequence ATGCAAACGTGGATCAATCGACGCACGCCGGTCGCACGCCGCCAACGCGGTTTCACGCTGATCGAAATCATGGTCGTGATCGCGATTCTCGGCATTCTCGCGGCGCTGATCGTGCCGAAGATCATGAGCCGCCCCGACGAAGCGCGCCGTGTCGCGGCCAAGCAGGACATCGGCACCATCATGCAGGCGCTGAAGCTCTACCGCCTCGACAACGGCCGCTATCCGACCCAGGAGCAGGGCCTGCAGGCGCTGATCGCGAAGCCCACGGTGGACCCGGTGCCGAACAACTGGAAGGACGGCGGCTATCTCGAGCGCCTGCCGAACGATCCGTGGGGCAACCCGTACAAGTACCTGAACCCCGGCGTGCACGGCGAGATCGACGTGTTCAGCTACGGCGCCGACGCCAAGGAAGGCGGCGAGAACAACGACGCCGACATCGGCTCCTGGCAGTAG
- a CDS encoding HU family DNA-binding protein, with amino-acid sequence MNKQELIDAVAAQTGASKAQTGETLDTLLEVIKKAVSKGDAVQLIGFGSFGSGKRAARTGRNPKTGETIKIPAAKTVKFTAGKAFKDAVNKR; translated from the coding sequence ATGAACAAACAGGAACTGATCGACGCCGTCGCCGCACAGACGGGCGCCAGCAAGGCTCAAACCGGCGAAACGCTGGACACGCTCCTCGAGGTGATCAAGAAGGCCGTGTCGAAAGGCGATGCGGTTCAGTTGATCGGCTTCGGCAGCTTCGGTTCGGGTAAGCGTGCAGCACGTACCGGCCGCAACCCGAAGACGGGCGAAACCATCAAGATTCCGGCAGCCAAGACCGTCAAGTTCACGGCTGGCAAGGCATTCAAGGATGCAGTGAACAAGCGCTGA
- a CDS encoding GTP-binding protein has protein sequence MNSPLPVTVLSGFLGAGKTTLLNHVLANREGLRVAVIVNDLATVNIDASLVKGAAGLSQAEARLVEMSNGCICCTLRDDLLVEIRRLAAGRAERPLDAILVESTGIAEPMPIAETFSFVDDEGVSLEDLARLDTMVTVVDAFNFLRDYGSDEGLADRGLVGSDEDDRTLVELLIEQIEFCDVLVINKADLVDADELARLQRILASLNPRARQLVSRFGEVPIAEVIGTGRFDFEAAANAPGWLASLEHHHHHDHDGDAPCDAEHARAHGLPDEFGIGSFVYRARRPFHPQRFWALLHEEWRGVLRSKGFFWLATRHDIGGSLSQAGGVCRHGPAGLWWAAQDRAEWPEDDPALLDEIAADWHGEPGDTTVGDRRQELVLIGIGLDADAWRAKFDACLLDDAEYAAGESAWRALPDPFPAWDLDEHDHDDEHHDDEHHGRSGDEEIVHRH, from the coding sequence ATGAACTCGCCGCTGCCCGTTACCGTGCTGTCCGGCTTCCTCGGCGCCGGCAAGACCACGCTGCTGAACCACGTCCTCGCCAACCGCGAGGGCCTGCGGGTGGCCGTGATCGTCAACGACCTCGCCACCGTCAATATCGATGCGTCGCTCGTCAAGGGCGCGGCCGGCCTGTCGCAGGCCGAGGCGCGGCTCGTCGAGATGTCGAACGGCTGCATCTGCTGCACGCTGCGCGACGATCTGCTGGTCGAGATCCGCCGGCTCGCGGCCGGGCGCGCCGAGCGTCCGCTCGACGCGATCCTGGTCGAATCGACCGGCATCGCCGAGCCGATGCCGATCGCCGAAACCTTCTCGTTCGTCGACGACGAGGGCGTCTCGCTCGAGGACCTCGCGCGGCTCGACACGATGGTCACCGTGGTCGACGCGTTCAATTTCCTGCGCGACTACGGCTCCGACGAAGGCCTGGCCGATCGCGGCCTGGTCGGGAGCGACGAGGACGACCGCACGCTGGTCGAACTGCTGATCGAGCAGATCGAGTTCTGCGACGTGCTGGTCATCAACAAGGCCGACCTCGTCGACGCCGACGAACTCGCGCGCCTGCAGCGCATTCTCGCGAGCCTCAATCCGCGCGCGCGGCAGCTGGTGAGCCGCTTCGGCGAGGTGCCGATCGCCGAGGTGATCGGCACCGGGCGCTTCGATTTCGAGGCCGCGGCGAACGCGCCGGGCTGGCTCGCCTCGCTCGAGCACCATCATCATCACGATCACGACGGCGACGCGCCCTGCGATGCCGAGCATGCGCGCGCGCACGGCTTGCCCGACGAGTTCGGTATCGGCAGCTTCGTCTATCGCGCGCGGCGGCCGTTTCATCCGCAACGTTTCTGGGCGCTGCTGCACGAGGAATGGCGCGGCGTGCTGCGCAGCAAGGGCTTCTTCTGGCTCGCCACGCGCCACGACATCGGCGGCTCGCTGTCGCAGGCAGGCGGCGTCTGCCGGCACGGACCGGCCGGACTCTGGTGGGCCGCGCAGGATCGCGCGGAATGGCCCGAGGACGATCCCGCGCTGCTCGACGAGATCGCCGCGGACTGGCATGGCGAGCCCGGCGACACCACGGTCGGCGACCGCCGCCAGGAACTGGTGCTGATCGGCATAGGCCTGGACGCCGATGCATGGCGCGCCAAATTCGATGCCTGCCTGCTCGACGACGCCGAATACGCGGCGGGCGAGAGCGCCTGGCGCGCGCTGCCCGATCCGTTTCCGGCCTGGGACCTCGACGAGCACGATCACGACGACGAACACCACGACGACGAGCATCACGGCCGAAGCGGGGACGAGGAAATCGTTCATCGCCACTGA
- the gspF gene encoding type II secretion system inner membrane protein GspF, whose translation MPAFRFEAIDAGGRPQKGVIEADSARAARGQLRGQGLTPLVVEPAANRSRGERKQRLSIGRKLSQREQAILTRQLASLLTAGLPLGEALAVLTEQAERDYIRELMAAIRAEVLGGHSLASALTEHPRDFPEIYRALVAAGEHTGKLGIVLSRLADYIEQRNALKQKIVLAFTYPGIVTLIALGIVTFLLSYVVPQVVNVFASTKQQLPFLTIVMMALSAFVRHWWWAILLGVGLVAWLVKATLSRPGPRLAFDRWLLGAPLAGKLVRGYNTVRFASTLAILTAAGVPILRALQAAGETLSNRAMSGNIDDAIVRVREGTSLSRALNHVKSFPPVLVHLIRSGEATGDVTTMLDRAAEGEARELERRTMFMTSLLEPLLILAMGGIVLVIVLAVMLPIIELNNMVQ comes from the coding sequence ATGCCGGCATTCCGTTTCGAAGCGATCGACGCAGGCGGGCGCCCCCAGAAGGGCGTGATCGAGGCAGACAGCGCGCGCGCCGCGCGCGGCCAGCTGCGCGGCCAGGGGCTCACGCCGCTCGTCGTCGAGCCGGCCGCCAACCGTTCGCGCGGCGAGCGCAAGCAGCGCCTGTCGATCGGCCGCAAGCTCTCGCAGCGCGAGCAGGCAATCCTCACGCGCCAGCTCGCGAGCCTGCTGACAGCCGGGCTGCCGCTCGGCGAGGCGCTCGCGGTGCTGACCGAGCAGGCCGAGCGCGACTACATCCGCGAGCTGATGGCGGCGATCCGCGCCGAGGTGCTCGGCGGCCATTCGCTCGCGAGCGCGCTGACCGAGCATCCGCGCGACTTCCCCGAAATCTATCGCGCGCTGGTGGCCGCGGGCGAGCACACCGGCAAGCTCGGCATCGTGCTGTCGCGCCTTGCCGACTACATCGAGCAGCGCAACGCGCTGAAGCAGAAGATCGTGCTGGCGTTCACCTACCCCGGCATCGTCACGCTGATCGCGCTCGGCATCGTCACCTTCCTGCTCAGCTACGTGGTGCCGCAGGTCGTCAACGTGTTCGCCAGCACCAAGCAACAGCTGCCGTTCCTGACCATCGTGATGATGGCGCTGTCGGCGTTCGTGCGGCACTGGTGGTGGGCGATCCTGCTGGGCGTGGGGCTCGTCGCCTGGCTCGTGAAGGCCACGCTCTCGCGCCCCGGCCCGCGGCTCGCGTTCGACCGCTGGCTGCTCGGCGCGCCGCTCGCCGGCAAGCTGGTGCGCGGCTACAACACGGTGCGCTTCGCCAGCACGCTCGCGATCCTGACCGCGGCCGGCGTGCCGATCCTGCGCGCGCTGCAGGCGGCGGGCGAGACGCTGTCGAACCGCGCCATGAGCGGCAACATCGACGACGCGATCGTGCGCGTGCGCGAGGGCACCTCGCTGTCGCGCGCGCTCAATCACGTCAAGTCGTTCCCGCCCGTGCTGGTCCACCTGATCCGCTCCGGCGAGGCCACGGGCGACGTGACCACCATGCTCGACCGCGCCGCCGAGGGCGAGGCGCGCGAGCTGGAGCGGCGCACCATGTTCATGACGAGCCTGCTCGAACCGCTCCTGATCCTCGCGATGGGCGGCATCGTGCTGGTGATCGTGCTGGCGGTGATGCTGCCGATCATCGAGCTGAACAACATGGTGCAGTGA